The Haloplanus natans DSM 17983 DNA segment ACCTCATCGTCACCGAGGCGATGACCGCGCAGTTGGAGGCGGATATGCAGGCTATCGCCCGTGGCGAGGCGACACTGGAGGACGTGACCGACGAGTCACGCGAGATGCTCGAACGCGTATTCGAGCGCCTCACCGAGTCGCGGGAGGCGCTGGGCGACCACCTCCGCGACTCGCTGAAAGCCGACAAGACCGTGGGACCGTGTCCCGAATCGGATCACGACTTGGTGATCCGGCGGAGTCGCCACGGCTCCTACTTCGTCGGCTGTGACGGCTACCCCGACTGCACCTTCACGCTTCCGCTGCCCTCGACCGGCAAGCCGATTCTGCTGGACGAGACGTGTCCGGACCACGGCCTCGCGGACGTGAAGATGCTCGCCGGCCGCAAGACGTTCGTCCACGGCTGTCCGCTGTGTGCGGCCGAGGCCGCGGAGAAGGAACCCGACCTGATCGTCGGTGCCTGCCCCGAGTGCGGCGAGGCGGCGGGCGGCGAACTCGCGATCAAGCGGCTCCGATCGGGTGGTCGGCTCGTCGGTTGTACGCGCTACCCCGACTGTGATTACTCGCTCCCCATGCCCCGTCGGGGCGAGGCCGAACTCACCGACGAGACGTGCGAGGAACACGGCCTGCCGGGCATCCGCATCACCTACGAGGAGGACCGCGAGCCGTGGGAACTGGGATGTCCGATCTGTAACTACCGCGAGTATCAGGCCAGGCAGGCGGGGACGGAACTGGAGGCCATCGACGGCATCGGCGAGAAGACGGCGGCAAAGCTGAAGGATGCGGGTGTCGAGGACGTGGCCGGGTTGAAGTCGGCCGAACCCGACTCGCTCGCGGACGAAATCGACGGCGTCGGGCCGGACACGGTGCGGAACTGGCAGGCCGACGCGGACTGATACGGATTAGTGTAACTGTTCACCGGTGGGTCGCCAGGACGGGTCGGCGACCCACCGGTAATGACTTACACTAAACCGTATGACTGCGGAGGTCGTCCGACCCGGGACTCCGACGCGCGAGTCGGACCCTTTTTATCGACGCCGGGGAGTAGAGTGTCCCAATGACCGCGCCGTGGGACGACTGGGATCACGTCCTCAAGGTTGACCCCGACAAGGAACTCGTGGACGGCGAGACCTTCGAGGACGTCTGTGCCACCGGTACCGACGCGATCGAGATCGGTGGAACGACCGGGATGACCAGAGAGAAAATGGAGACGGTCGTCGAGGCCTGCAGCAAGTACGGCGTCCCGCTGTACCAAGAGCCGTCGAACCCGGCAGTCGTCATCGACGACGACGCTCTCGACGGCTACCTGATTCCGACGGTGTTCAACGCTGGCGACAGTTTCTGGGTCACCGGCGCGCACAAGGAGTGGGTGCGAATCGAGAACGGTCTCGACTGGAGTCGCACGCACACGGAGGCGTACATCGTGCTCAACCCGGACTCGTCGGTGGCGGAGTACACCGACGCGAACTGCGACCAGTCGCCGGACGACGTGGCCGCGTACGCCGCGGTCGCCGAGAAACTGTTCGGACAGGAGATCATCTACATCGAGTACTCGGGGACGCTCGGCGATCCGGAGACGGTGCAGGCCGCAGCCGACGCTCTCGACGAGTCCACGCTCTTTTATGGCGGCGGCGTCGGCGACTACGACACCGCCTACCGGATGGGGCAGTACGCCGACGTGGTGGTCGTCGGCGACTTGCTCCACGACGAGGGCTGTGCGGCCGTCCGCGAGACGGTCGAGGGCGTGAACGACGCGCACGCTGGCGACTGATAGTGTTTATTGTAAGTCATCACCGGTGGGTCGCTACGACGGTACGAAGTGGGTCAAGCCGGATCGGCGCCGGTCGACTCGGCGGCGCACGGAGCGTCGACGGTCGCCCCCTCCGCCGGCCGCGCCGCGTTCCAGACGGCGGCGGCGACGAGGCCGCCGTAGAACTGGACGGCCGCGACGAGGAGGGCGCCGACCCCTGGGACCGCCGTGGCGACGGTGCCGAGGACGGCGGCGCAGACGCCCGCACCGACGGCGACGAGCGACGCTCGGAGCCACGCCCGGAGTGTCGCCATCGAGCGCACCCGCCGACCGATCCGACCGAACGCGAACGCCTCGGCCACGTCGTCGCTCGTCGCGTACGCGGTCACCGCGACGGTCGCGGCGTAGCCACAGACGGGGAGAAGCGCCATTCCCGCGACTGCGGCGACGGCGGCGGCGGTCAGGCTAGTCGGATCGACCGCCCCGAGGACGCTCGTCGGTCGAACGAGCAGGGCCGTCCGCCACCCGGCGTACGCCGAGGTTAGGCCGGCCGCCCCAGCCGCGATCGGCGCCGCCGCGGGGAGGTGGTACGCGGCGACGACGCCTGTGGCCCGCAGCCCCGTCCGGGTGAGCGATTGGAGGTCGGTAAACGCCGGTAGCGATCCCGCCTCCGCCCGAAGCAGACGGACGGCGTACCCCGCGAGGAGGACGCCAGGAACCACGAGTGGCACGGTTGCGACGAGTAATGCGCCGACGAGGACGGTGTGTGCCCAGCCATCCGTTTCGAGCGGCCAGCGAAGCGTCGAGTCGAGGTCCCTCATTCCAGGGTGGAGTGGCCTCGGCATGATATATAAACGCTCGTGGCAAGCGGGGGTGGGTGCGGCGTAGTCATACCCACGCCGCGGTGGGGTGTGATTTCGCTCAGAAGATGTCGTCCCGACTCTCGTCGACGACATCGAGGAAGGGTTCGACCTCCGCAAACCGTGAGCCGCGCGTGAGCGTCTCCGTCGACGGGTCCCAGTCGACGAGGTCGTAGTCGTCTAGTTTGGGGAGGTGGTTGTGGCGGAGTTCGAGTTCGAGGAGGTCCGGCTCCTCACCGTCCTCGGTGCGGAGGATGGCGCCGAGTCCGCCCTCGGTTCGTCGCTCCGGGTCGGCGAGGACCCACAGGATATACCGGCGGTACTCGTGGCTGAGAATCTCGAACAGCTCGTTCAGTGAGTCGTTCGCCCCCTCGTCCGATTCCTCTGTCATTCCCGTGATTTCTTCCCCCGCCGAACGTGGGTTCCCGCGCGACGCCTCGCGACCGGTGGCGCACCGATTGCGCGCTCCGCCGGGAACGAACGTACAGCGTTCGTACGTTCTACTGTCGAACCGGACGGAAGTAGCTGTTGCTGTCTCCGCCGATCCGGAACGCCACTGGCCGCCACGGGGTTTTTTTCCTCACCCGCCGAAGCGCGGACGATGGAGATAACCGACGTACGCGTCGAACGGATCGAAGTCCCGCTTTCCCGACCGCTGGGCGTCTCCCGTGACCGCTCGATGTCCGCCCGAGGGGCGGCGTTCGTCGTCGTCGAGACGGACGCGGGGATCACGGGCATCGGCGAGGGTGTGGGGCCCGAGTCGTACATCGTCGAGCGCATCGTCGAGGAGAAGTACGCGCCGCTGCTGATCGGAGAGGACCC contains these protein-coding regions:
- a CDS encoding DUF7344 domain-containing protein; protein product: MTEESDEGANDSLNELFEILSHEYRRYILWVLADPERRTEGGLGAILRTEDGEEPDLLELELRHNHLPKLDDYDLVDWDPSTETLTRGSRFAEVEPFLDVVDESRDDIF
- a CDS encoding phosphoglycerol geranylgeranyltransferase encodes the protein MTAPWDDWDHVLKVDPDKELVDGETFEDVCATGTDAIEIGGTTGMTREKMETVVEACSKYGVPLYQEPSNPAVVIDDDALDGYLIPTVFNAGDSFWVTGAHKEWVRIENGLDWSRTHTEAYIVLNPDSSVAEYTDANCDQSPDDVAAYAAVAEKLFGQEIIYIEYSGTLGDPETVQAAADALDESTLFYGGGVGDYDTAYRMGQYADVVVVGDLLHDEGCAAVRETVEGVNDAHAGD
- a CDS encoding DUF4013 domain-containing protein, with product MRDLDSTLRWPLETDGWAHTVLVGALLVATVPLVVPGVLLAGYAVRLLRAEAGSLPAFTDLQSLTRTGLRATGVVAAYHLPAAAPIAAGAAGLTSAYAGWRTALLVRPTSVLGAVDPTSLTAAAVAAVAGMALLPVCGYAATVAVTAYATSDDVAEAFAFGRIGRRVRSMATLRAWLRASLVAVGAGVCAAVLGTVATAVPGVGALLVAAVQFYGGLVAAAVWNAARPAEGATVDAPCAAESTGADPA